The following are encoded together in the Daucus carota subsp. sativus chromosome 5, DH1 v3.0, whole genome shotgun sequence genome:
- the LOC108223864 gene encoding probable serine/threonine-protein kinase At1g54610, which produces MGCVLCKRVTGDDTIWKTLKAPFSRRSSKQNINAGTVENNECREKNRSGVLTVTEKYKPRPEFSLKTCHGWPSWLCTFAGDAIKDLTPRRANTFEKLDKIGQGTYSNVYKARDLLTGKIVALKKVRFDNLEPESVKFMAREILVLKKLNHPNVIKLEGLVTSRMSCSLYLVFEYMEHDLSGLAAVQGNKFTESQVKCFMKQLLSGIEHCHNHGVLHRDIKGSNLLIDNEGNLKIADFGLATFFDPAHKQSMTSRVVTLWYRPPELLLGATHYGVSVDLWSAGCILAELLAGKPIMPGRTEVEQLHKIFKLCGSPSEEYWKKSRLPNATLFKPQQPYKRRTAEIFKDFPPSSLPLLEKLLAIDPMERGSATAALNSEFFTTEPHACDPSALPKFPPSKELDVKRRDEEARRQRCLNGKAQAVDGTKKVRNRDRVSRAMPAPEANAELQTNLDRRRVVIEAKPKSKSEKFPPPHEDAAVGYPHDTSHNGPVSFGASDSSFSSSVFGSNSSQSFQDTGTRRRKTKKEHTSKRPLSWKFIPPFIPSSISLAIDQRFKGKDSVSEGFGAQREKNV; this is translated from the exons ATGGGTTGCGTTTTATGCAAAAGGGTCACCGGAGATGACACTATTTGGAAGACCCTTAAAGCGCCTTTCTCTCGCCGGAGCTCCAAGCAGAATATCAACGCCGGTACAGTTGAAAACAATGAATGCAGAGAGAAAAATAGAAGTGGGGTTTTGACGGTGACTGAGAAGTATAAACCACGGCCGGAGTTTAGCCTGAAAACGTGCCATGGGTGGCCGTCGTGGTTGTGCACTTTCGCTGGAGATGCCATTAAAGATTTGACTCCTCGCCGTGCTAACACCTTTGAGAAACTTGACAag ATAGGGCAAGGGACATATAGCAATGTGTACAAGGCAAGGGATTTGCTAACAGGAAAGATAGTGGCTCTGAAGAAGGTTAGGTTTGATAATTTAGAACCCGAAAGTGTCAAGTTTATGGCCAGAGAGATTCTTGTTTTGAAGAAATTGAATCATCCCAATGTAATTAAGCTCGAAGGCTTAGTTACTTCAAGAATGTCTTGTAGTCTTTACCTTGTTTTTGAGTACATGGAACATGATCTTTCTGGGCTTGCTGCAGTTCAAGGCAACAAATTTACGGAATCACAG GTCAAATGCTTCATGAAGCAATTGCTGTCAGGGATCGAGCATTGCCATAATCATGGTGTGCTCCATCGTGATATCAAGGGGTCTAATTTGCTCATTGACAATGAAGGAAATCTAAAAATTGCTGATTTTGGTTTAGCTACTTTTTTTGATCCTGCTCACAAGCAGTCAATGACTAGTCGTGTTGTTACCCTGTGGTACCGTCCACCAGAGCTTCTTCTCGGGGCCACTCATTATGGTGTTAGTGTAGACCTGTGGAGTGCCGGCTGCATCTTGGCAGAATTACTTGCTGGGAAACCAATAATGCCAGGAAGGACAGAG GTTGAGCAGTTACATAAGATATTCAAATTATGTGGTTCTCCGTCCGAGGAATACTGGAAGAAATCTCGTTTGCCCAATGCAACCCTTTTTAAACCACAGCAGCCATACAAGCGTCGCACAGCTGAGATCTTTAAGGATTTTCCACCTTCTTCTCTTCCTTTACTTGAAAAGCTTCTGGCTATTGATCCCATGGAGCGAGGTTCTGCCACTGCAGCTCTGAATAGCGAA TTTTTCACCACGGAGCCTCATGCATGTGATCCATCAGCTTTACCAAAATTTCCCCCCAGCAAAGAATTAGATGTTAAACGAAGAGATGAGGAGGCCAGAAG GCAAAGATGTCTAAATGGTAAAGCTCAAGCAGTAGATGGCACCAAAAAAGTAAGAAATCGTGATAGGGTTAGTCGGGCAATGCCAGCTCCAGAGGCAAATGCTGAGCTCCAAACGAACTTGGAT AGACGAAGAGTTGTTATTGAAGCAAAACCTAAAAGTAAAAGTGAAAAATTCCCACCCCCACATGAAGATGCAGCAGTTGGTTACCCTCATGATACATCACATAATGGCCCCGTCTCATTTGGAGCTTCTGATTCTTCATTCAGCTCGTCAGTTTTTGGTTCAAATTCGTCTCAATCTTTTCAAGATACCGGAACCAGAAGGAGAAAGACCAAGAAGGAACACACAAGCAAAAGGCCGCTATCTTGGAAATTCATCCCTCCATTCATCCCATCCTCAATTAGCTTAGCAATTGATCAGAGATTCAAAGGTAAAGACTCTGTTTCAGAGGGTTTTGGAGCTCAAAGAGAAAAAAATGTGTAG
- the LOC108222102 gene encoding mitochondrial import inner membrane translocase subunit TIM8, with product MDPSALSSPDMQHFINQEKEKAMLNEMVAKLTNVCWDKCVTGTPGSKFSSSESSCLSNCGQRYMDMSILIMKRFQSMQ from the exons ATGGATCCTTCAGCTTTAAGCTCTCCTGACATGCAGCATTTTATCAAT CAAGAAAAAGAGAAGGCCATGCTAAACGAAATGGTGGCAAAGCTTACAAATGTTTGTTGGGACAAGTGTGTTACTGGTACTCCTGGAAGCAAGTTCAGCTCTAGTGAATCAAGCTGCCTTTCCAACTGTGGCCAGCGTTACATGGATATGAGTATCTTAATTATGAAGCGCTTTCAGTCCATGCAATAA
- the LOC108223836 gene encoding probable protein S-acyltransferase 7 gives MYVVPPPKSNDFSNPDGSDGLRTYQAWKGSNVFLLQGRLIFGPDIRSIFMTIFLIATPVAIFCGFIGRKLMDKYSDSFGIWVIVVAVVFTIYVLVLLLLTSGRDPGIIPRNAHPPEPESYDESIDVGTGQTPPLRLPRIKDVVVNGITVKVKYCDTCMLYRPPRCSHCSICNNCVERFDHHCPWVGQCIGLRNYRFFFMFVSSATLLCIYVFGFCWVFILRVKDKEDTSIWKAMTNYPASIVLIIYSFIAVWFVGGLTVFHLYLISTNQSTYENFRYRYDRRDNPYNRGVVENFKEIFFTSIPVSKNKFRGIVQKEPAMPRATGVGFVSPNLEKTMGDVEAGRKPVWDDSATGLSEAEGEVSNDDGVNRAGAEESPDLSRIIDVEGTEGRSILHPRRSSWGRRSGTLNIPPDVVAMASGVGDSNRITGNSNDGSMTRRDWQ, from the exons atgtatGTGGTGCCTCCCCCTAAAAGTAATGATTTCAGCAACCCTGATGGATCTGATGGTCTGAGGACTTATCAGGCATGGAAGGGCAGCAAT GTTTTTCTTCTTCAGGGAAGATTAATATTTGGTCCAGATATAAGATCGATCTTCATGACTATATTCCTTATAGCAACTCCTGTAGCCATCTTTTGTGGCTTCATTGGCAGAAAACTAATGGATAAATATTCTGATAGTTTTGGAATATGGGTTATTGTCGTTGCTGTTGTATTCACGATATAT GTGTTGGTGCTTCTTCTACTTACTTCTGGTAGAGATCCTGGTATTATTCCCCGCAATGCACACCCTCCGGAGCCAGAAAGTTATGATGAGAGCATTGATGTTGGGACCGGACAAACTCCACCTCTACGTTTGCCTCGCATCAAAGATGTAGTTGTCAACGGTATAACCGTGAAGGTTAAATATTGTGATACCTGCATGCTTTATAGACCCCCTCGCTGTTCACACTGTTCAATATGCAACAACTGTGTGGAGCGATTTGATCATCACTGCCCGTGGGTTGGACAGTGTATAGGACTG CGAAACTACCGCTTCTTCTTCATGTTTGTCTCCTCAGCAACCCTGCTCTGCATATATGTCTTTGGTTTTTGCTGGGTCTTTATCTTGAGAGTTAAAGATAAGGAGGATACATCGATCTGGAAGGCAATGACCAACTACCCTGCCTCAATTGTGCTGATAATATACTCATTCATTGCAGTTTGGTTTGTTGGTGGGCTTACAGTATTCCATCTTTATCTGATCAGTACTAACCAG TCTACCTATGAAAATTTTAGGTACCGATATGATCGGCGAGACAATCCATATAACAGAGGGGTCGTTGAGAATTTCAAGGAGATATTCTTCACCAGTATTCCTGTATCTAAGAACAAATTCAGGGGAATAGTGCAGAAAGAGCCTGCAATGCCTCGGGCAACGGGAGTCGGTTTCGTTAGCCCAAACTTGGAGAAAACCATGGGAGATGTAGAAGCTGGGAGGAAGCCAGTTTGGGATGACTCTGCAACAGGACTTAGTGAAGCCGAAGGAGAAGTCAGTAACGATGATGGCGTCAATCGTGCAGGTGCAGAGGAGTCACCGGACTTGAGCAGGATTATTGATGTTGAAGGAACAGAAGGACGAAGCATTCTACATCCCAGGCGATCTAGCTGGGGCCGAAGAAGTGGAACTTTAAATATACCACCTGATGTAGTTGCCATGGCGTCAGGAGTTGGGGATTCAAATCGAATCACTGGCAACAGTAATGACGGGAGCATGACGCGAAGGGATTGGCAATGA